A window of the Gemmatimonadota bacterium genome harbors these coding sequences:
- a CDS encoding 2-oxoacid:ferredoxin oxidoreductase subunit beta: MSVETLPREEVEAKPVAPLKAKDFKGKVDPDWCPGCGDFGVLSSLQRACVNLGLRPHEILTISGIGCSSNFPGFFNSYGMHTLHGRALAVATGAQMANHELTVFVTGGDGDGYGIGGNHFTHTARRNVDLTYIVMDNQIYGLTTGQVSPTSSIDMRTKSTPFGSVEAPINPITAAIMNGATFVARAFSGDARHLTGLIEQAVQHRGFALIDVFSPCVTFNKDNDYPFFKQRVKKLEDEGHDPGDWKTACEKAMIWGDEIYT; the protein is encoded by the coding sequence ATGTCAGTGGAAACTTTACCACGCGAGGAAGTGGAAGCGAAACCGGTAGCGCCATTGAAAGCGAAGGACTTCAAGGGCAAGGTGGATCCGGACTGGTGTCCCGGATGCGGCGATTTCGGCGTGCTGAGCAGCCTGCAGCGGGCCTGCGTGAACCTGGGACTCCGGCCCCATGAGATCCTCACGATCAGCGGGATCGGCTGCTCCTCGAATTTCCCGGGGTTCTTCAACTCCTACGGCATGCATACGCTGCACGGACGTGCCCTGGCCGTGGCCACGGGCGCGCAGATGGCTAACCACGAACTCACCGTGTTCGTCACGGGGGGAGACGGCGACGGCTACGGGATCGGCGGGAACCATTTCACCCACACGGCGAGGCGGAACGTCGATCTGACCTATATCGTCATGGACAACCAGATCTATGGTTTGACCACGGGACAGGTATCCCCTACCAGCAGTATCGACATGCGGACCAAGAGCACGCCCTTCGGCAGCGTGGAAGCGCCGATAAACCCCATCACGGCGGCGATCATGAACGGCGCGACCTTTGTAGCCCGGGCCTTCAGCGGCGACGCCCGCCATCTGACCGGGCTCATCGAACAGGCCGTCCAGCACCGCGGCTTTGCGCTGATCGACGTATTCAGCCCCTGCGTCACGTTCAACAAGGACAACGACTACCCCTTCTTCAAGCAGCGCGTCAAGAAGCTGGAGGACGAAGGACACGATCCCGGAGACTGGAAGACGGCCTGCGAGAAGGCGATGATCTGGGGAGACGAGATCTACACC